The nucleotide sequence GATACTTACTGGAAAATATTGAATGGTTACAAGAACAGCTCggcgacgatgatgatgattacATTTTGTTTGATTGTCCCGGTCAAATTGAACTTTACACGCATATGAATGTCTTTAAAAAACTGGttgagcatttgaaaaattggaattttatgcTTTGTTCGGTGTTTCTGGTCGACTCTCAATTTATGGTTGATGGTGCAAAATTTATTTCGGGCACCATGTCTGCATTATCGGTGATGGTAAATTTGGAACTACCTCATGTCAATATTTTAAGCAAAATCGACCTAATTAGTAAATCTGCGAAGAAGCAATTAGAGAAGTATGTTGAATTCTGTGAGGTCCGTTAGTAAtacattttctttcaataatCCAGCTATTTTAGTTTCCTAGAACCAGATCCACACGTTCTTCTGTCAGAAGTGAATACTGGCTCGAAATGGGGTGAGAAGTATATGAAATTGACGGAAGCTATTGGAAGGCTTATAGAAGATTTCAGTTTGGTCAGATTTTACCCATTAAATATTAAAGACGAAGAGAACATCGGAGATATTTTCCTCACAGTCAattcaataattcaattcgGTGAAGATGAAGATGTTAAAGGAAAAGATATTGATCTATTTGATGATGTAGACGAACGAGAAGATAGCTTTGGATGAAGTGATTTTCTCttcgatttttcagtttcaaaggCTGTCAATGTTATTTTTCTGACGTATtgtttattactattttttttctttaataaattaaatataaGTTTTTCTCTTGTTGTTTATTCACTTGATTCAGTGAAACATCGTCAAGAGAACACAAATCACCATACGTACTCCATTCAACACTTGCAAAGTAGAACTTTGTTATATATTTTTGATACGATACTATTCAGCGAATTCATAGATATTTTTGTACAACAATTGATTAAATTGAGTTAGTTAAACCTAAAATGACGTATGAAGATCAGCATATGTTTCTAccgcagaaaaaaatgagaaaggtATTCATTCATCTATTTATTTCACTTGCATACACTATTCGCTGTATTTACAATTATTGATATGAGATTAAGTTGcactaaaaacaaaaatcatctaaaatttcagaaaatgaatttaatttctaTGGGTAAAAACTAGTAACACTATTATACAATGGATTATATTTAATAAGCTCTTCAACACGATAATGTAAAGAGGTATTTCAGAAGAGAATTAATCTCAAATATCCAGTTTGCAATACAAATTCCCAATACATAATTGCGTACTCAATTTGCCTAAGTTCGTCTCGATTTTGgggaataaattttcatctcattcgcagaattttttatcaaaattgaaattttaatttttcaagactgTTTCTTGAAACTTATGCATGTATTTGCCAATACGTTTAGTagttttcaaacaaatgcatGCATGGGTTTCCAACAATTGTCTTGAAAGAcatgtttttataatttgaagCTATTTTATGCACCGCTGGCTTTGTAATCTCAACTAGAAGTTTAGCAGACAAACAATGGACTACTATGTATTGGGAATAACCCCTTAATCGGAAAATGAAAAGGGCTAACAATCAATCACTAAATAGAATTCGAAGAGGATCTTCATTTCAACAAACATAATATCTTATAAAAAGAAACTACACATGGAAACAAGCTGATTAAAGAAAACACGTTTTCGCTATCGAATTTATAATGAACTCATCCCCTACATCATTTGCGTAATTTATAAATAGAtatcacatttcaaaaaaaaataataaaaataataagtaatgaTAATTACTAATGATTTTGTTATTAGAAAAGCAAAAGTTTCTTTTCTAATATCGATAGAATATTTTTCTTGACATGTTTCGTGAGTAATTTaccattattttgtaaaaaacaatAACGAGTTAGTAGTGAATAATAAAACTAGAGTCAACAAGCCAGAATGTTGGTGCTTCCAGATTCAAAGCCAGTTTTTCATCAGTCCGCTGGTCTTTTTTCGCTATACTTTTTTGTATGGTCTTCGGCtgctttgaaaaacttttttttatcttttagaTATTCTTCCGCTAATTCAGCACGTAAAGGATGTTCTGGTTCTGGATCGTTGACCAACGCAACGAGGGCTTGAATAACTACATAATTGCGTAAAATAACGTGTGAAATTATATCGCCACCTCAAAAGATATACTTATCAATCACAATTCTTGTTACCTTGATCAGTTTTAGTAGCTGGCTTCCAATTTTCAGCACTGATAATAGGTAAACAGACCTGCCCTTTTTCGTCGATATTGGGATGGTAAATTTTCGTCTTAAAATTTATCCTAGGCGGTTTAAATGGATATTCAgctggaaaatttatttcaattctgaaTGCTCCTTTATTGAAAGGTggattttcctaaaaaaaaatcaatattcaagTGTAATAAAATTGCTCGCCATGTTTCACCGATgataaaatattcagaaaaactCAAAGGTGAAGTCACTCACCGGTACAATTAATCCTTGCCATGTAAGAATATTCGATTCATCCACTTGAATATCTCTAAAACATTTCAAACCGTTGATTCTCATATCATTCAATTCCTGTAACACATCCCATAATACACATGTAGTTTGATTTAAGGTAAttcgaagaaattaaaaatacatggGATTCATACGATGTGCGTGTTTGCTAAATAATAACCACTCATAGTCTCATTTCGAATGCATTGCAATTATCAGTCGTTATCATTATACAAAACTCATGCAAACATTTGTGtgtatgtttcaatttttataaacaacGAAAACAACgcagaacaaaaaaatcagtcatCAGAAAAAATCTGCAATGGTTCATTGACGATTGTACAATTTCAAGGAAGATGGAAGATTTTATAACTTACTTTTTGCAAACGCCGAGTTCCAGCCATTGGTGTAAGATGTTAACAAAATAATCCACAATAGAATTTCAACTGTACAATTCACTTTACATAATTAAGATAAAAAATCAGGAAAGATACTATGTTTTTTGTAATTCACATCGGTTTTCTCTCAAATATAATTTAATAACGAAAATTGTTGCATAAGAGTGTACCTCCTCGTTACAAAATTACTAttactcaataaaataaaaattactacaaaattgtccaaaagaattgaaattgcTGCAGAAGAATTGAAGTAACAAAATTCTCAAGCACAGACCGACCAAACCAACTTGAACTGAAATCGAAATCGTGTGTTTGTGATATCGACTATCGAGGATGCTCAACGCTCAACTTGATACAAATTCCTCGacaattaaaaaacaaaaaaacctaaTCCGATCCGAAACAGAAACAGAAACTTATATTGTACTTCGTATTTTTGTAgcttttgttttgtcttttaaaaaacatattatttttcatttttttattgtgaaattaaaaattgtaatttatacAATTACAATATAGACGTAGGACGTAGAcccttttttttagtttttttcctttcaaatttcacttttcacgCTTTTTAGCAGAGTTCGAATTCGGATGTTTCAGGTTacgattcaattcaattcaatcaaaTCGCGTACCTAAGTTGAACCGAAAAGAGCTTTCCCGGTTGGGTTTCTCTTTCTCCTTTTAAAACGTAAAACACAACTTGCGGttcttttctttaaaattgcGGTTTCCACCGTCCCCCGTTTTGAACATTCGacaaagtgaatgaaaaaattttcaaaaatcacgaaatcgCATTTCGATTTTGCAACATCTCTGCCATGCGGTAAGTACGTAGTTCAAAactaaacaaccaaaaaaattgtgttttcgaaaagttttttggtttaaaacatgtttttcttcatcgagtgtttttttaaaaattgcttgctttttttcaaaaaatggcataTGCTATCTCAATCtgtttaataaaattgcatcattttacGATTTGTTGTGTAAATGTGTATTCAGTCAGttcgattttaaataaaaactttactacctatgtatttttgtatgcattttttcatttgacaCTACACTTTATTAAACTTCAAACTCATTGGAATTAGCCAATCAAATCATAGCGTCTACTGAAAAAGTTATATGTACTAATAATTGAAAACGAATAAACAATCGGAAActtggtaggtagaggtacctaataaaaatgaCTTAATACATACTAGCCAGGCACTAGGtaattataagttgaaaaaaaaatcaaaaacttggtATTAAAACGAAGTCAGGGTTGtacaatcacaaaaaaattgcttttttgaaaaaaaaaatactttttttgttttaaaacatttcgatacaattgtcaaaattcagtttttttgctCGTGTTTTTCTGGTACCTACCCATcacaatgagtaaaaaaatatgaattatgaaaatttgaccaaaaggATGGCGGGAAAAAATTGCTTATTGAGGTGTTTCAGCCTATACTGGTGGAGAAAAAGTGCTATAAAGTGGAtaagaaatcgtaatttttgaaatctgccAGTCTTCAAGCACTGGCTATTAGACGGCTAAAATTGACATCGGATTTCATAATCAATGGATTACGGGGGTTGACCGAGGTACTGCACAGGTTAGTTATCCAAAAGTAACAAAAACCTgcatgtttctttttttttaaattacgtaattTTGAGGACCCCTACATAATTTAGCAGCTTGTGTGGCTAGAAggcttaaaatttttccaagtagtCTTATTCtcaaagtacgagtaggtaggtaggtagtaggtacctaaacttcTTCGCCAATTTTCGTAAAATCCATGATCACGATGTATATTATGTCGGCTATGTCTGTCTCTGTACTGTAGCCtacaatattattattataattatgtcGATGTCGATTATGTCGCTTTTTGGTACCATATAGCGCAGCACTACCCACATATTCCCATTTTATTAAATGTATGACAAACTTATCCAGCAGTCACAAATTATCAGAAACTACCTTTTTCGTTATCGCAACAATTTATACATTTCCTCTTTGTCTGATAGTAAtatcgttaattttttattttttattcgaaaaagtATCTCTCGGATTTTTAGTTGGATTGAAGCTGTCATACGAGTCACATTCCGCACGCAGAGTTCTTTCAGTTATTGGGTATTTGGCAAACAAGACtcggtaagtaagtaggtattgcaCATAAATTTCTTCAGCTATTTTTATTGCAACTAAATTTGTTTGTCTTATAGGTATGTACTCATTTTAGATagatatttacaatttttttaatatcactCATATCATTTATGCCTACCTGGCTAAGTATACCTTACGttgatttaaacaaaaatactaAATTCTTGCTTAAATTTTTACCAGTCGAAATTGACGCATATACTtagttacttacctactttaaaaattaactCTTAATTTTGTTCGGTGTTTTACGAAATGTGGAAAGTATAACACGTATCAAGGACCCGATGGAAACCTATTTACATTCTACGTAATATTTACTTGTAGTGAAAGTGCTTTTCACTAGGTAACTAGCTAAGCTTTAAAATTGCAGCTGCCTCCTGTAAAGCACAATTAATGCAAGTATACCTCAAGAATATATAAAATACTTCACTGTGAAATTAATGCCGTGAGAAGGTATCAAAAATatcttgatttatttttataaacacAAATTATAGTTATTGTACGTATAACAAATATTCTATGACGTAGTTTTTTTACTTAACGAATTGTTGTAGGTATAGtataattaaataggtaggtaaatattcaTGCATTTCGTACCacttgatgatttttgtttcaatgtaATACATTTACATAGGTAGGCATAATATGTGTAAATGTGAGTGTGCCAACGTTTTTGTCTTTTCAATAG is from Planococcus citri chromosome 1, ihPlaCitr1.1, whole genome shotgun sequence and encodes:
- the LOC135832162 gene encoding GPN-loop GTPase 3, whose product is MRYGQVVIGPAGSGKSTYCSTIAQHAETAHKTVSVVNLDPAAEYFGYSPLVDIRELIHIDDVMEEEELRYGPNGGLIFCLEYLLENIEWLQEQLGDDDDDYILFDCPGQIELYTHMNVFKKLVEHLKNWNFMLCSVFLVDSQFMVDGAKFISGTMSALSVMVNLELPHVNILSKIDLISKSAKKQLENFLEPDPHVLLSEVNTGSKWGEKYMKLTEAIGRLIEDFSLVRFYPLNIKDEENIGDIFLTVNSIIQFGEDEDVKGKDIDLFDDVDEREDSFG
- the Ubc10 gene encoding ubiquitin-conjugating enzyme E2-18 kDa, which gives rise to MAGTRRLQKELNDMRINGLKCFRDIQVDESNILTWQGLIVPENPPFNKGAFRIEINFPAEYPFKPPRINFKTKIYHPNIDEKGQVCLPIISAENWKPATKTDQVIQALVALVNDPEPEHPLRAELAEEYLKDKKKFFKAAEDHTKKYSEKRPAD